CCCATGTCCCAGTCCGGGTGCCCCAAGATGATGTAGGCCAGGAGGATCATCAGGCTGGCGTTGTCGTAATCCTCCGGGGTGATCCAGACGTGAATCTCGCTATGATATCCATAGTCCCTTGGGGTTGAGCCGAGAATGCAGATGTCGAAACCAGAAGCGACCACCATCTTAAAGTTGGTGATGATGTCATTTAACTCATCGGTATCATTGGTACGGGAAAATTCAAAGAGCATCAGGTTGTTTTCTTTACCCGATATTCCCGGCAGCTGAGCAACTTGGGCCACCGCTGTCGTATAGGACGGGCTGGTTAAGGTGTCGACATAGATATTTGAATGGCTTACCGCAGTGAGGCGGACCAGGCGCTGGAAGACATCCTGGGAGATGGTGACCGATTCGCGGCTCAGGTAGCCGTTAAGGTGATGGATATAGGTGCCGAAACCGAAGCGGTGGGAGATCCAGCGCAGCAGGTTGAAGGCGTCCATCCGTTCAAAGGAGTGGGATGAGATGCAGACCACGGAGGGACGCCAGCGTTCTTCGGTGTTGTGTTGAGTCGATTTTTGAAGAAATATCTGGAGTTGGCGGCTGATCTGAAAGATTGCGCCTTGGAAGATAGAGGCCATGCCGCGGCGTTCCGGGTTATTGTAGCTGATCCACAGATAGAGCGCCATCATCACCAGGATGGCAAAGATGGCATAGGGCGCGCTCATCTTGAACATCAGCCAGGTGCAGGCCACGGCCCCGAACAGGGAAATATACCATTTGGATCGGAAGGCCGGGCGATAGGACGGGTCAGCGGCAAAGTGCTCCAGAAAGGAAATCAGGCAGATCGAACCGTAGGTCACCATGAAAAACATCGAGATTACTTGAGCGACAAAGTTGACATCGCCCATCATCACAAAGAAAATCGCGATTGCGAACACCACCAAGGAGCTGTTGCGCGGCTCGGCAGCTGCTCCTTGGCCTTTAGCCAGCCAAGCGGTTAAAGGCTTGAAGGGGAAAACGTCGTCTGCGGCAAGGGCCTGCAGGGTCCGAGGCGCTACCAGGGCGGACCCTAAAGCTGAAGAGATGGTGGCGCAGGCAAGGCCGATGGGGATGATCGGTCCCCAAAGGGCAATTTTCGCCATGATCAGCTGGTCCTGGCTGAGATCCAAGGGGCTGGCCGAGGTTGCCAGTTTGTAGGCGATGAAGATATAGATCACCATCCCGCTTAAGGTGGCGGTCAGGGTGCCTAAGGGGATCGAGCGCTTGGTGTCGCGCAGATCGCCGGAGAGCCCGACGCCCGCTGTCATCCCGGTAAAGGCGGGGAAACAGATGGCGAAGACTAAAAAGAAGTTGTCCGGGTGGGCTATGGTATCGATGAAGGTGTGGTAGTCTAATTTCGAAGTGTAGTCGGTTGAACCGCAAAAGAATAGCACCAGGGAGAGGAAGAGAACGCCGACCACCCAATAGAGTAGTTTGATGCCCACATCAGCCCCCTTGATAATGACCACCAGTCCCAGTAGGATCACCGCCGGCAGACTGACGATTCTGGCATCAGTGATGTGGAGATGGTAGGTTGTCGCCAACCAATCGAACACTGGTCGGAAGGCCTCGGCAAAGGCAATGGTGTAGAAGGCCACGCTGATTGCTTGGGAGAAAAACAGGGATATGCCGATGGCCGAGCCTGGAATGATACCAAAAGAGCGGGAGATGATGTAATATTCGCCCCCGCCTTCCACCTTCTGGTTGGTGGCGATTTCGGCTAGAGCCATGGCCGTGGGGATGGTTACGGCATGGCCGATCAGGATGATGACCAGGGTGCCGACAAACCCGACATTACCCACCGCATAGCCAAAACGCAGAAACATGATGGCGCCGAGAATGGTTGAGATAGCGGTTAGAAAGACCGGCGCCGTTCCCAGGGTGCCGCGAGTTTTGATGAATTGTCCATTCATAATTTCGATAGAGGAATTGCAGCCGTTGACTGTGTGGGGCGGATAACGCAGCACAATTGGCCTTGATTAAAGATATCATACCATCGGAGCTGTGTGCGGTCCATCTTCTTTGTCAGGTCCTGGTGGTGTCCGGTGAAAGGCTGATTGGGTTTTCTCAAGCGATATCTAATTCACCCTGCCTGGCCAAACACTTTCTGGACGGAGTCAACCGTCCAGAGAGCGGAGCCGAAGGGCGGTGTCTATCATAACGCACCAATTAAAAAGGAGAAAAATGTTCAAAGGCATTTTAATCGACAAGGATGACACCGGGTACCGAGCAACGATAACTCATATCGATGAAGCGCAGTTGCCGGAAGGCGACGTCACCGTTGATGTTACGTACTCGTCATTAAATTACAAGGACGCGTTAGCGATTACAGGTCAAGCCCCAGTCGTGCGGAAA
This Desulfobulbaceae bacterium DNA region includes the following protein-coding sequences:
- a CDS encoding amino acid permease; the protein is MNGQFIKTRGTLGTAPVFLTAISTILGAIMFLRFGYAVGNVGFVGTLVIILIGHAVTIPTAMALAEIATNQKVEGGGEYYIISRSFGIIPGSAIGISLFFSQAISVAFYTIAFAEAFRPVFDWLATTYHLHITDARIVSLPAVILLGLVVIIKGADVGIKLLYWVVGVLFLSLVLFFCGSTDYTSKLDYHTFIDTIAHPDNFFLVFAICFPAFTGMTAGVGLSGDLRDTKRSIPLGTLTATLSGMVIYIFIAYKLATSASPLDLSQDQLIMAKIALWGPIIPIGLACATISSALGSALVAPRTLQALAADDVFPFKPLTAWLAKGQGAAAEPRNSSLVVFAIAIFFVMMGDVNFVAQVISMFFMVTYGSICLISFLEHFAADPSYRPAFRSKWYISLFGAVACTWLMFKMSAPYAIFAILVMMALYLWISYNNPERRGMASIFQGAIFQISRQLQIFLQKSTQHNTEERWRPSVVCISSHSFERMDAFNLLRWISHRFGFGTYIHHLNGYLSRESVTISQDVFQRLVRLTAVSHSNIYVDTLTSPSYTTAVAQVAQLPGISGKENNLMLFEFSRTNDTDELNDIITNFKMVVASGFDICILGSTPRDYGYHSEIHVWITPEDYDNASLMILLAYIILGHPDWDMGEIKLFASFPSHEINEQKDRLLGLIKDGRMPISAKNVELIPADPGTSRKELICRQSRDADLIILGLVGEALLHQKDKLFRGYDGVGNILWVNTKNEIQLSREEDEEAKKSPPLPSEPVAAEKQPKNREIEPPAETPSAA